In Pikeienuella piscinae, the sequence CGCGCGCAGTTCGGCGATATGGGGAAGACGGTGCAGGATGGCGCGCGAATGGGGAACTATGTGAGGAAATCCGCGCTTTCCTACGCCTTTCGCCAGGCGCTCGGCGCGTTCACGCTGATGCAGGACGGGCCGGCGCAGGACGGAGCGCGACCGAAGGACGCCGACCGGAACGCAGAGAACGTGAAAGCCGCGCTCTATTTCCTCGGCGCGGACGCGGTCGGGATCAGCCGCTGCCCGGACTGGGCCTATTACAGCCATGACGCGGCGGGCGCGCCCCTCGACGCCTATCACCCGAATGCGATCTCCGTAATCATCGATCAGGGGCGCGAGACGATGGAGGGCGCTTCCGGCGACGATTGGGTCGCTGCGGCGCAATCCATGCGCGCCTATCTGCGGTTCTCTCTCCTCGGCGGGATCGTCGCCGAACAGATCCGCCGGCTCGGCTGGTCCGCCCGCACACACACGGTGATGGATGGCGAGGTGCTGCAGCCGCCGCTTCTGCTTCTCTCCGGTCTCGGCGAGGTCAGCCGGATCGGCGAGGTGATCCTGAACCCGTTCCTCGGGCCGCGGCTCAAATCAGGCGCGATCACCACCGACATGCCGCTGGCTCACGACAAACCGATTGATTTCGGGCTGCAGAGGTTTTGCGAGTCCTGCAACAAATGCGCCCGCGAGTGCCCGTCGGGCGCCATCACCGCCGGACCGAAGCTGATGTTCAACGGCTATGAGATCTGGAAATCGGACAGCCAGCGCTGCACACAATACCGCATCACGCAGCAGAACGGCGCGATGTGTGGGCGCTGCATGAAAACCTGCCCCTGGAACCTTGAGGGCCTCTTCGCCGAGAAGCCGTTCCGCTGGGCGGCGATGAATCTGCCTGGCGCCGCCAAAGGACTCGCCGCGCTCGACGACAGGCTCGGGAACGGCCGGCTCAACAAGGTCAAGAAATGGTGGTGGGATCTGGAGATGGAGGGCGACGGCCCCTACCAGCTGACCGAAACGGAGGTGAACGCGCGCGATCTGCAACCGGACCTGAACCTTCGCTACGAAGATCAGGTTCTCGCCGTCTATCCCGCGCCGCTGGCGCCGCCGCCCTTTCCATTTCCCTTCCCGATGGATCGTGAAGCGGGGATCGAGGCCTATCAGGCCATGGTCGGGGCGAAGGAGCATCGCGAGCGGGTCGCGAAGGGCGACCTGCGCGTCGTCCACGAGTTCAGGATACCCGAAGGCCCGCCGCCGGTGATCCGCGCGGAAGTGGAGCTGGCCGAACGGATGACGCCGGATATCACGAAATATCGGCTCCGCGCCGCCGATGGCGCGGAATTGCCCGCAGTCGAGGCCGGCGCGCATATCGACATCGTCGTCGCGCCGGAGTTCTTCAGGCAATATTCGCTGTCTGGCGATCCAGCCGACCGCTCGGCCTACGAGATCGGCGTCCTGCGGGAGGATTCGGGGCGCGGCGGGTCGAAGCTGATGCACCGGATCTTTACGCCCGGCCGCAAGGTCTGGATCGGCAGGCCGCTCAATCATTTCCCGCTGGAAGAAAGTGCGACCAGGACGCTGCTGATGGGCGGCGGCATCGGCGTCACCCCGATGATCGCGATGGCGCATCGCCTCCACGCCATCGGGGCGGATTTTGCGCTGCATTATTCCGCCGCCACGCGCGCCGCCGCCGGCTATCTGAAAGATATCGCCGCGGCGCCGTGGGCGGAGCGGGCGCATCTCCATTTCTCCGACGAGGGGACGCGCATCGATCTCAACGCGGTGATCGGCAAATGGACCGAAGGTGCGGTTCTCTACACATGCGGACCAGATCGCTACATGAACGCCGTTCTCGCGGCGGGCATGGCGCACGGATGGCCGGAGGAAGCGTTGCGGCGCGAATATTTCTCGGTTCCCGAACAGCCGGAGTGGGAGGATCACCCGTTCACGCTCCGGCTCACCGACGGGCGAGAGGTCGAGGTGGCGGCGGATGAACGCCCGACCGCCGCGCTCGCCCGGATAGGGGTGAGCGTGCCGATGAAATGCGAGGACGGGATCTGCGGCGTCTGCAAATGCGGCGTGCTCTCGGGAGAAGTCGAACACCGTGATTTCGTCCTCGGCCCGAAGCAGCGGGAAACGCAGATGATGCTCTGCTCATCGCGGGCGAAGGCGCCGGGCGGCGTCATCTCCATCGACCTTTGAGCCGTTTGGCGCGACGCTGGCGTCCGCGTGTCTCCTGCGATGCGACAGGAGCCCTGACCGTATCCGATATCGGGAAAAACAGGGCGAATGGATCGCCGCCGTGCGCATGGCGAGGCTGACGCCGTCACCCGCGATCCGCCGAGGGGCTAAGACCATACACCGCGCGATAGGCGGTCGAGAGGTGCGAAGGGCTGGAGAACCCGCTCGCATAGGCGATTTCGGTCAGCGGCAGACTGGTCTGGCGCATCAGGTCGCGCGCCCGCGCCAGCCGCAGGTCGCGGTAGGCGGCGGCGAAACCGCGTCCGACCCGCTCGCTGAAGAGACGGCCGAGCCGGCGCTCGGAAACACCTAGCCGGGCCGCGACCTCGGCGCGCGAGAGCGGCGTCGCCGCATTCGTCTCCATCAGCGCGAAAGCGGCCGCGAGCAGGGGATGGCGCTCACCCATGCGCGCGCGCTGACGGCCGGCTTCGGGGCGTATCTCCGTGTGATGGAACCAATCGGACACCTTCGCTGCGAGTTCGGCCCCATGATGATCCGCGATCAGCGCGTGCATCATGTCAAGCGGCGCCGCCCCACCGGCGGAGGTCACCCGGTCGCGGTCGATCACATAGAGCGCGCGGGTCAGCGCAAGGTCCGGCTCCGCCTCGGCCAACGCCTCGGCATGTTCCCAGTGGACGGTCATCCGACGGCCCGCCATCACCCCGGCGGCGGCGAGAATGACCGGCCCGCCGGAGACGCCGCCGATTCGCACGCCGGCCCGCGCGGCGCGGCGGATGAAGGCCATGGCGCCGGCATGACGAAACCGCTCCGGTCGCCCGCCGGCGACGGCGATGAGAAGATCGGGATTCGTGGCGGCGGCGGCTTCCTCCTCGCACGGGATCTCGGCCCCCGAGGACGCCGCGACACGGGCGCCTTCGGGCGCGATATGGCGCCAGTCATATAGCCGGCGCCCGGAAAGGAGATTCGCCGCGCGCAAGGGCTCCACAGCGCTCGCGTAGGACATCAGCGCGAAACCGGGAACAAGAAGAAACGCGACGCGGTAGGCCATGCTGAAATCTATAAGAAATCGGTCGAAAAATGAAAGCCCGCGCCGCACAGCGCAGTCACTCTCGCTTGAGGAGCACGCCATGACCTATTCCGTATTCTCGATCATCCGCGAGGGGCTGACCGGCAACCGGGGCTGGAAACCCGTCTGGCGGGAGCCGGAACCGAAGGCGGAATACGACGTCGTCATAATCGGCGGGGGCGGTCACGGCTTGGCGACGGCTTGGTATCTGGCCCGCAATCACGGGATCACCAATGTCGCCGTAGTCGAGAAGGGCTATCTCGGCTCCGGCAATATCGGTCGAAATACGACAATCATCCGCTCGAACTATCTGCTGCCCGGAAACGAACCCTTTTATGAGCATTCGCTGAAGCTCTGGGAGGGGCTGGAGCAGGACATCAACTATAACGCCATGGTTTCGCAGCGCGGGGTGCTGAACCTCTGCCATTCCGACGCGCAGCGCGACGCCTTCGCGCGGCGCGGCAACGCCATGCTGATGGCCGGCGCGGACGCGGAGTTGCTGGATCGGGACGGGGTGCGCAAGCTCTGCCCGTTCCTGAACTTCGACGACGAACGCTTTCCGATCACCGGCGGGCTCCTGCAGCGTCGTGGCGGCACCGTGCGCCACGACGCCGTGGCCTGGGGATATGCGCGGGCGGCGGATGGACACGGCGTCGATCTGATCCAGAACTGCGAGGTCACGGGCATCCGCCGCGAAGGCGGCCGCGTCGTCGGCGTCGAGACGACGCGCGGTTATATCGGCGCGAAAAAAGTCGCGATGGCCGCCGCCGGGCGCGCCGGGCAGGTTGCGGCCATGGCAGGGCTTCGCCTCCCGATCGAGAGCCATGTCTTGCAGGCCTTCGTCTCGGAAGGTCTGAAGCCGGTTGTGCCGGGCGTC encodes:
- a CDS encoding 2Fe-2S iron-sulfur cluster-binding protein, which translates into the protein MRFLSDRDRPVHLGPFPLETLKRADAIDLSAAPPFHPLAMKREAEATSLVNAMTDYQAVLDAIRDGLVKAERGRLPTDPVERANHLKSFAYFCDAAQAGTCVLTPKMFLDEPVANADVARLAEDLATRQTTTLASGIDVIMADLRDSMRRPPTSAAHHTHALVFLHEFPREPETDEPGAEWIRGCQAERACLRGAELGAIIANYLRLLGFEARAHNATATDVDLNRLCLAAGLGEVEGGALSNPYLGQRFGIAAVTTTFGIAADRPLAPRAPADRWRSHGPGWRGLGRHQRHAGDETPFAKRRFVDGAHPFETLKRVETPTTYIDEAHVARVPKRADMFARAQFGDMGKTVQDGARMGNYVRKSALSYAFRQALGAFTLMQDGPAQDGARPKDADRNAENVKAALYFLGADAVGISRCPDWAYYSHDAAGAPLDAYHPNAISVIIDQGRETMEGASGDDWVAAAQSMRAYLRFSLLGGIVAEQIRRLGWSARTHTVMDGEVLQPPLLLLSGLGEVSRIGEVILNPFLGPRLKSGAITTDMPLAHDKPIDFGLQRFCESCNKCARECPSGAITAGPKLMFNGYEIWKSDSQRCTQYRITQQNGAMCGRCMKTCPWNLEGLFAEKPFRWAAMNLPGAAKGLAALDDRLGNGRLNKVKKWWWDLEMEGDGPYQLTETEVNARDLQPDLNLRYEDQVLAVYPAPLAPPPFPFPFPMDREAGIEAYQAMVGAKEHRERVAKGDLRVVHEFRIPEGPPPVIRAEVELAERMTPDITKYRLRAADGAELPAVEAGAHIDIVVAPEFFRQYSLSGDPADRSAYEIGVLREDSGRGGSKLMHRIFTPGRKVWIGRPLNHFPLEESATRTLLMGGGIGVTPMIAMAHRLHAIGADFALHYSAATRAAAGYLKDIAAAPWAERAHLHFSDEGTRIDLNAVIGKWTEGAVLYTCGPDRYMNAVLAAGMAHGWPEEALRREYFSVPEQPEWEDHPFTLRLTDGREVEVAADERPTAALARIGVSVPMKCEDGICGVCKCGVLSGEVEHRDFVLGPKQRETQMMLCSSRAKAPGGVISIDL
- a CDS encoding GlxA family transcriptional regulator, whose product is MAYRVAFLLVPGFALMSYASAVEPLRAANLLSGRRLYDWRHIAPEGARVAASSGAEIPCEEEAAAATNPDLLIAVAGGRPERFRHAGAMAFIRRAARAGVRIGGVSGGPVILAAAGVMAGRRMTVHWEHAEALAEAEPDLALTRALYVIDRDRVTSAGGAAPLDMMHALIADHHGAELAAKVSDWFHHTEIRPEAGRQRARMGERHPLLAAAFALMETNAATPLSRAEVAARLGVSERRLGRLFSERVGRGFAAAYRDLRLARARDLMRQTSLPLTEIAYASGFSSPSHLSTAYRAVYGLSPSADRG
- a CDS encoding sarcosine oxidase subunit beta family protein yields the protein MTYSVFSIIREGLTGNRGWKPVWREPEPKAEYDVVIIGGGGHGLATAWYLARNHGITNVAVVEKGYLGSGNIGRNTTIIRSNYLLPGNEPFYEHSLKLWEGLEQDINYNAMVSQRGVLNLCHSDAQRDAFARRGNAMLMAGADAELLDRDGVRKLCPFLNFDDERFPITGGLLQRRGGTVRHDAVAWGYARAADGHGVDLIQNCEVTGIRREGGRVVGVETTRGYIGAKKVAMAAAGRAGQVAAMAGLRLPIESHVLQAFVSEGLKPVVPGVVTFGAGHFYVSQSDKGGLVFGGDIDGYNSYAQRGALPVVQDVCEGAMAIMPMLGRAKLLRSWGGIMDMSMDGTPIIDKTPVDGLYLNCGWCYGGFKATPASGWCYAHLIATGEPHEYAREMRLDRFERGYAIDEKGVGAQPNLH